The Callospermophilus lateralis isolate mCalLat2 chromosome 3, mCalLat2.hap1, whole genome shotgun sequence genome has a segment encoding these proteins:
- the Cstf1 gene encoding cleavage stimulation factor subunit 1, with translation MYRTKVGLKDRQQLYKLIISQLLYDGYISIANGLINEIKPQSVCAPSEQLLHLIKLGMENDDTAVQYAIGRSDTVAPGTGIDLEFDADVQTMSPEASEYETCYVTSHKGPCRVATYSRDGQLIATGSADASIKILDTERMLAKSAMPIEVMMNETAQQNMENHPVIRTLYDHVDEVTCLAFHPTEQILASGSRDYTLKLFDYSKPSAKRAFKYIQEAEMLRSISFHPSGDFILVGTQHPTLRLYDINTFQCFVSCNPQDQHTDAICSVNYNPSANMYVTGSKDGCIKLWDGVSNRCITTFEKAHDGAEVCSAIFSKNSKYILSSGKDSVAKLWEISTGRTLVRYTGAGLSGRQVHRTQAVFNHTEDYVLLPDERTISLCCWDSRTAERRNLLSLGHNNIVRCIVHSPTNPGFMTCSDDFRARFWYRRSTTD, from the exons ATGTACAGAACCAAAGTGGGCTTGAAGGACCGCCAGCAGCTCTACAAGCTGATCATTAGCCAGCTGCTCTATGATGGCTACATCAGCATTGCTAATGGCCTCATAAATGAAATCAAGCCTCAATCTGTCTGCGCACCCTCGGAGCAGCTCCTGCATCTCATCAAACTAG GAATGGAAAACGATGACACAGCGGTTCAGTATGCAATTGGTCGATCAGATACAGTTGCCCCTGGCACCGGGATTGACTTGGAGTTTGATGCAGATGTTCAGACAATGTCCCCAGAAGCTTCTGAATATGAAACATGCTATGTCACATCCCATAAAGGACCATGCCGTGTAGCTACCTATAGTAGAGATGGGCAGTTGATAGCTACTGGATCTGCTGATGCTTCCATAAAGATACTCGACACAGAAAGAATGTTGGCCAAAAGTGCTATGCCAATAGAG gtCATGATGAATGAGACTGCACAGCAGAACATGGAGAACCACCCAGTCATTCGAACACTCTATGATCACGTGGATGAAGTCACATGTCTCGCTTTCCACCCAACAGAACAGATCCTGGCATCTGGTTCGAGGGATTACACCCTTAAATTATTTGATTATTCCAAGCCATCTGCAAAAAGAGCCTTCAAATACATTCAG GAAGCTGAAATGTTGCGCTCCATCTCTTTTCATCCTTCGGGAGACTTTATACTTGTTGGAACTCAGCACCCAACTCTTCGCCTTTATGATATCAACACCTTTCAGTGTTTCGTCTCTTGCAATCCTCAAGATCAGCACACTGATGCTATATGTTCTGTCAATTACAATCCCAGTGCCAATATGTATGTAACTGGTAGCAAGGACGGCTGCATCAAATTATGGGATGGTGTTTCAAATCGATGCATCACAACTTTTGAAAAAGCACATGATGGAGCCGAAGTCTGTTCTGCCATTTTTTCCAAAAATTCTAAATACATTCTTTCAAGTGGAAAAGACTCTGTAGCTAAACTTTGGGAAATATCAACAGGACGAACACTGGTCAGATACACAG GTGCGGGTCTGAGTGGACGGCAGGTGCACCGGACACAGGCTGTCTTTAACCACACAGAGGACTATGTGTTGCTGCCTGATGAAAGGACGATCAGCCTCTGCTGCTGGGACTCCAGGACAGCTGAGCGGAGGAACCTGCTGTCTTTGGGGCACAACAACATTGTACGCTGCATAGTACACTCACCCACCAACCCCGGATTTATGACATGCAGTGACGACTTCAGAGCCCGGTTTTGGTACCGGAGATCAACCACCGACTGA